The Streptomyces spororaveus genome includes a region encoding these proteins:
- a CDS encoding NAD-dependent epimerase/dehydratase family protein, which yields MSFQVVIGFGPAGAATARLLAEQGHTVRVVTRSGRSPEPGIEHVALDATDTDRLSGAARGAAAIHNCAAPPYHRWADDWPALSSSLCAAAEATGAVLVMLGNLYGYGPVDGPMTEELPLAATGPKGRVRAEVWERARELHGQGRIRAVEVRASDFFGPGVTDGGHLAARVVPPLLRGKPVTTLGDPDAPHSWTYLPDVARTLCAAAQDERAWGRAWHAPTQPPLSVREMVGRLCARAGTGPVAVRRLPSAVIGVASLFSPLIRELKEIRYQFDRPFVVDSSACEVALAVRSTPVDEQVEATVEWWRARLAADG from the coding sequence GTGAGCTTCCAAGTCGTCATTGGTTTCGGGCCCGCCGGCGCCGCCACCGCCCGGCTCCTCGCCGAACAGGGCCATACCGTAAGGGTCGTCACCAGATCGGGCCGGAGCCCGGAACCCGGGATCGAGCACGTCGCGCTCGACGCGACGGACACCGATCGGCTGTCCGGGGCCGCGCGGGGCGCGGCGGCGATCCACAACTGCGCCGCGCCGCCCTACCACCGCTGGGCGGACGACTGGCCCGCGCTGTCCTCGTCCCTCTGCGCCGCGGCCGAGGCGACCGGGGCCGTCCTCGTCATGCTGGGAAACCTCTACGGCTACGGCCCGGTGGACGGCCCCATGACCGAGGAACTGCCGCTCGCGGCGACCGGCCCCAAGGGGCGGGTACGCGCCGAGGTGTGGGAGCGGGCGCGGGAACTGCACGGGCAGGGCCGGATCAGGGCGGTGGAGGTACGCGCCTCGGACTTCTTCGGACCCGGCGTCACCGACGGCGGTCACCTGGCCGCACGGGTCGTGCCGCCGCTGCTGCGCGGCAAGCCGGTCACCACCCTGGGGGACCCCGACGCCCCGCACAGCTGGACCTACCTTCCCGATGTCGCCCGGACGCTGTGCGCGGCCGCGCAGGACGAGCGGGCCTGGGGACGCGCCTGGCACGCCCCGACCCAGCCCCCGCTGTCCGTACGGGAGATGGTGGGGCGACTGTGCGCGCGGGCCGGGACGGGGCCGGTCGCCGTACGGCGGCTCCCGTCGGCCGTGATCGGCGTGGCCTCGCTCTTCTCCCCGCTGATCCGCGAACTGAAGGAGATCCGCTACCAGTTCGACCGCCCGTTCGTCGTGGATTCGAGTGCCTGCGAGGTCGCGCTCGCGGTACGGTCCACCCCCGTCGACGAGCAGGTCGAGGCGACCGTGGAATGGTGGCGCGCACGGCTCGCGGCCGACGGCTGA
- a CDS encoding cyclase family protein produces MSGNPGDAPAGTAGGARGGAPAGRPDNGPAVSRQEFDALFASVRTWGRWAEADRGAWNGVTADHARRAAAAVRDGTVVPMARPWDTRPGPDNAKPALHYMSDLGDVQAPEPSVHKDFLAADYHGKSVTHLDALSHIAYRGQLYDGRAARESVDAAGARFGAVSALGPLVTRGVLVDLPAVLGVDWLEPGRAVHARDVVAAQEALGVTIGDGDAVLLRSGALRRRRELGPWNPDTASAGWHVDALPMLAERAVALLGGDGDSDVRPSPVEGVHSPVHALAVTAMGVPLLDNLDLEPLSAACAEAGRYTFLLVVAPLNVPGGTGSPVNPVAVL; encoded by the coding sequence ATGAGCGGCAACCCCGGCGACGCCCCGGCCGGCACCGCCGGCGGCGCCCGAGGCGGTGCCCCCGCCGGCCGGCCGGACAACGGGCCCGCCGTCTCGCGCCAGGAGTTCGACGCACTGTTCGCTTCGGTCCGTACGTGGGGCCGGTGGGCCGAGGCCGACCGCGGGGCCTGGAACGGGGTGACGGCCGACCATGCGCGCAGGGCCGCCGCCGCGGTCAGGGACGGGACGGTGGTCCCGATGGCACGGCCCTGGGACACCCGCCCCGGCCCGGACAACGCGAAGCCCGCCCTGCACTACATGTCCGACCTCGGCGACGTACAGGCCCCGGAACCGTCCGTCCACAAGGACTTCCTGGCCGCCGACTACCACGGCAAGAGCGTGACCCACCTCGACGCGCTGTCACACATCGCCTACCGAGGGCAGCTGTACGACGGGCGCGCGGCGCGGGAGTCCGTCGACGCGGCGGGTGCCCGCTTCGGCGCGGTGTCGGCGCTGGGCCCCCTGGTCACACGGGGCGTCCTGGTCGACCTGCCCGCCGTCCTCGGGGTCGATTGGCTGGAACCGGGTCGTGCGGTGCACGCGCGGGACGTCGTCGCCGCGCAGGAGGCGCTCGGCGTGACCATCGGGGACGGCGACGCGGTACTGCTGCGCTCCGGGGCCTTGCGCCGGCGCCGGGAGCTCGGCCCCTGGAACCCCGACACGGCGAGTGCGGGCTGGCACGTGGACGCCCTGCCGATGCTGGCCGAGCGCGCCGTCGCACTGCTGGGCGGCGACGGGGACAGCGACGTACGGCCTTCGCCGGTCGAGGGGGTGCACTCCCCCGTCCACGCGCTCGCCGTCACGGCGATGGGGGTGCCGCTGCTGGACAACCTCGACCTCGAACCGCTCTCGGCGGCGTGCGCCGAGGCGGGCCGCTACACGTTCCTGCTCGTCGTGGCACCGCTGAACGTCCCCGGCGGCACGGGCTCGCCCGTCAATCCGGTCGCGGTCCTGTGA
- a CDS encoding SpoIIE family protein phosphatase translates to MGVVGDRIGPVRFRDRFLQGESVEGSVRSPILSSWQRSRLLGLSPEQSELPYQEGCDPDGPLLRAAEPVLDRLQSIFAGSRTNICLADGHGMVLARRFGEKSMLKELAPIQILPGFVFAEQVAGTNGIGLTLAERRLCQVYGAEHFAERSQSSACTAIPLRDQLSGHIQGVLCLGYPYTDADPALIPVVRKAAEAIERRLMDQSSAREHGLLQAYLHTASLAVSGEHGLDGHPVAMADFLQSELEQSDQATLKEKATELMSGDRRAAAEVPLSRGRWVTLVSRPVTSAAGVEGVVVEALLPEDSERHAPAPTHPQPHAPAGVPPAFRPHVTPGPEPATVRAGGAPGAGGPAGEAVAASAAGPAQGRVRGLVLVGEPEVGKYAVAARRRLELLAEASNRIGTTLDVSRTAWELAETAVPRLADFVTIDLPAAVLLGEESPHPTTEMQRTVVHGIREDCPFYPVGAQISLRPTTPHMRCIATGQPVLEQDLRAAFGWIAQDPRHAERLLAHNIHSLITVPLLARGAVLGVASFYRSQDPAPYGDDDRSLAQELAARASLCIDNARRYTREHTLALSLQRSLLPRDLPEQSAVEVAHRYLPAESGVGGDWFDVIPLSGARVALLVGDVVGHGLHAAATMGRLRTAARNFAELELAPDELLTHLDNLMVRLDREEGGDGPGSGSTGIVGATCLYAIYDPTSQQCTMARAGHPPPALVRPDGTVSLLDLPAGPPLGLGGLPFESAEIRLPEHSQLVLYTDGLIEDRHRDVDVALDALNRALAHPDRTPEETCQAVLDAVAPEHPDDDIALLVARTHAVPADRIATWELAADPALVSEVRAASVSQLNRWGLEESAFATELLLSELVTNAVRYGTAPIRVRLIHDRNLICEVHDASSSAPRMRQSATTDEGGRGLFLVAQLAQSWGTRYTTGGKVIWAECSLAAT, encoded by the coding sequence ATGGGGGTCGTCGGAGACCGCATCGGCCCCGTGCGATTCCGTGACCGATTCCTGCAGGGCGAGTCGGTCGAGGGAAGTGTGAGAAGTCCGATCCTGAGCTCGTGGCAGCGCAGTCGGCTGCTGGGGCTGTCGCCGGAGCAGTCCGAGCTCCCGTACCAGGAGGGCTGCGACCCGGACGGTCCGCTGCTGCGCGCCGCCGAGCCCGTACTCGACCGGCTCCAGAGCATCTTCGCGGGCAGCCGCACCAACATCTGCCTCGCCGACGGTCACGGCATGGTCCTCGCCCGCCGCTTCGGCGAGAAATCCATGCTCAAGGAGCTCGCCCCGATCCAGATCCTCCCCGGGTTCGTCTTCGCCGAGCAGGTGGCCGGTACGAACGGCATCGGCCTCACCCTCGCGGAGAGGCGCCTGTGCCAGGTCTACGGCGCCGAGCACTTCGCCGAGCGCTCCCAGTCGAGCGCCTGCACCGCGATCCCCCTGCGCGACCAGCTCAGCGGGCACATCCAGGGCGTCCTGTGCCTCGGATACCCCTACACCGACGCGGACCCGGCGCTGATCCCCGTGGTGCGCAAGGCGGCCGAGGCCATCGAACGACGGCTGATGGACCAGAGTTCGGCGCGCGAGCACGGCCTGCTGCAGGCCTATCTCCACACCGCGAGCCTGGCCGTGAGCGGCGAGCACGGCCTCGACGGGCACCCGGTGGCGATGGCCGACTTCCTCCAGAGCGAGCTGGAGCAGAGCGACCAGGCGACCCTGAAGGAGAAGGCCACGGAGCTGATGTCCGGGGACCGGCGGGCCGCCGCCGAAGTGCCCCTGTCCCGCGGCCGGTGGGTCACGCTGGTCAGCCGCCCCGTGACGAGCGCCGCCGGGGTGGAGGGGGTCGTCGTCGAGGCCCTGCTCCCCGAGGATTCGGAGCGGCACGCCCCCGCCCCCACCCACCCCCAGCCGCACGCCCCCGCCGGGGTGCCGCCCGCGTTCCGTCCTCACGTCACCCCCGGTCCGGAACCGGCGACGGTCCGCGCAGGCGGCGCACCGGGCGCCGGAGGCCCCGCCGGGGAGGCCGTCGCGGCGTCCGCCGCCGGCCCCGCCCAGGGCCGGGTCAGGGGGCTGGTGCTGGTCGGCGAGCCCGAGGTGGGCAAGTACGCCGTCGCGGCACGCCGGCGCCTGGAGCTGCTGGCCGAGGCCAGCAACCGCATCGGCACCACGCTGGACGTGAGCCGCACCGCCTGGGAGCTCGCCGAGACGGCCGTCCCGAGGTTGGCCGATTTCGTCACCATCGACCTGCCGGCGGCCGTACTGCTCGGGGAGGAGTCCCCCCATCCCACCACCGAGATGCAGCGCACGGTGGTCCACGGCATCCGCGAGGACTGCCCCTTCTACCCGGTCGGCGCGCAGATCAGTCTGCGGCCCACCACGCCCCACATGCGCTGCATAGCCACCGGGCAGCCGGTGCTCGAACAGGATCTGCGGGCCGCCTTCGGCTGGATCGCCCAGGACCCCCGGCACGCCGAACGGCTCCTCGCCCACAACATCCACTCCCTCATCACGGTCCCCCTGCTCGCCCGCGGTGCCGTCCTCGGCGTCGCGAGCTTCTACCGCTCGCAGGACCCGGCCCCCTACGGGGACGACGACCGCTCGCTGGCCCAGGAACTCGCCGCCCGCGCCTCCCTGTGCATCGACAACGCCCGCCGCTACACCCGCGAACACACCCTCGCCCTGTCCCTGCAGCGCAGCCTGCTCCCCCGCGACCTCCCCGAGCAGAGCGCCGTCGAGGTCGCCCACCGCTACCTGCCCGCCGAGTCGGGCGTCGGCGGCGACTGGTTCGACGTCATCCCCCTGTCCGGGGCCCGGGTCGCCCTCCTCGTCGGCGATGTCGTCGGCCACGGACTGCACGCCGCCGCCACCATGGGCCGACTGCGCACCGCCGCCCGCAACTTCGCCGAGCTGGAGCTGGCCCCCGACGAGCTCCTCACCCACCTGGACAACCTGATGGTGCGCCTCGACCGGGAGGAGGGCGGGGACGGTCCCGGCTCGGGCAGCACCGGCATCGTCGGCGCCACCTGCCTGTACGCGATCTACGACCCCACCTCCCAGCAGTGCACGATGGCCCGCGCCGGCCACCCTCCGCCCGCGCTGGTCCGACCCGACGGCACCGTATCCCTCCTCGACCTGCCCGCCGGTCCCCCGCTCGGCCTCGGCGGCCTGCCCTTCGAGTCGGCCGAGATCCGGCTCCCCGAGCACAGCCAGCTCGTCCTCTACACCGACGGGCTCATCGAGGACCGCCACCGCGACGTCGACGTGGCCCTCGACGCCCTGAACCGGGCGCTGGCCCACCCGGACCGGACCCCGGAGGAAACCTGCCAGGCCGTCCTCGACGCCGTGGCGCCCGAGCACCCCGACGACGACATCGCGCTCCTCGTCGCCCGCACCCACGCCGTACCCGCGGACCGGATCGCCACCTGGGAGCTGGCCGCCGATCCGGCGCTCGTCTCCGAGGTCCGCGCCGCTTCCGTGAGCCAGCTGAACCGGTGGGGGCTGGAGGAGTCCGCGTTCGCCACGGAACTCCTGCTCAGCGAGCTGGTCACGAACGCCGTCCGGT